CCCTTTGAAAGTTGTAACATCAGACTTTTTGGCAGTCATATCGACATTTGCATCAAGGACACTGCCTGCATGAAATACAAGAATTAAAACAGTTGTTGGGCATGAACTATGAACCGGAGTTTCAGGACAACCATCTATACTCTGGTGGCTGTGCAACGTTGGAATTCGGCGAGAACCTCTTTCAGAAGTTACTCGTTTCAAAAACGATGGATTAAATATGCTGTCATCTTGATTATTTTCTCCCTGAGTTGGTGATATATCAATTTCAGCTTCATCCAAAGAACACATTGATGACCATTTATTATATGAAGACTCGCAATCATAAAATTCATCTTCTGAACCAGTCTCTGTTTCTGATTCTCGTACTAAGGTCTCCATTCTCCAGTTAGCAACTTGAGTTTGTAAACTTTTGAGGGAACCTGAAGAAGAGGATCTGAGATTTGATTTAGAAGACTTTGGTTCTGAAGGAGGAGAATTTTCTGGGCTCAACTGTTTTTGACCTCTTTGTTCAATATTAGTTTTCTTGTTTGTAAGTGGACTCGCTGAATCTTCAGTTTTCTCTAGGCTACTCATAGTTGCTGCCAAGGACTTTGAGTTTTCCTCAGACAAATCAGTTTCCTCACCAGCTTCACCTGCCATTTTCTTTTGCAATGCCAACTGCGTTTGTCTTTCAATTTCTCGAATGTCTTCCATTGTAAGTCCATGCCACTCATCTTGCCAAGCCCATGCTTGTCTGTGTGCACGAAGCATCGTTTTTCTTAATGCTACATCATGAATAAATTTCTCAAGTTTAGTTTGCATTCCCCAGTAGCGAAATTCAACTCTACATAATTTATAAGCACACATAAGTGACATTCCATTAGGTAATGGTTGTGGTTTTCCTTGCACTTCCCTCCAATATTCTTCTAACCAAGAATCAGACAATGGTCCTCTATTACATTTCTGAGAAACATAAAGCTTTGGATCTTCCTCTTTTACATAGTCAGTACCATACAATTGATCCTTAACAACATCTATAACATCaactattctattttttaaatcacttcCTTTCAACTTAAAGACATTGTCTTGATGGCCATTGtcagaaaaataataagtttcaaTTTCCAAGGAAAACTTTTCAACAAATGGACATGTGTATCTGGTTTTAGTATAAGGATAGGCATTCCAAGCTTCTTCAGATACTGTTAAAGCTGATTTAGGAAGTAAACTTTTAAACCATCCTGGCAAATGGCTACCAACATGATAGATTTTTTGAGTATACTGACCTTTTCCTCCAGGTCCATCTTCATATGGCTCGTTAACAATTATTTCGACTCCGCTGCCTTCACCTGTGCTCTCTTCTTTGCTTTTCTTTGCTATCATATACAGCTGAGCTATGCGATACTCTTCAACAGTCAGAGGCAGAGGAATTCTATACTCTTTGATTAACATTTTGGTTACTGATTGTATCAGTTATTAGATGAAATTATtctgtaacaaaaacaaaagatcAATAAACCTAATTTTTCCagaaaatatgttaatttttacaAAAGTTAAGATTAGTCTTAGTACTCATAAGTAAAACAGCCGACTGCTAAATAGAGTGCTCCCGCGATTATATTCCGATAAAGTGTTTAAAGTGCAGAAAAACACACACCAAAGCGCAAATTTAAATCGTGAAGACTAGCGAAACCGGATTACACAGTGATTTTAACGAATAAACATCCAAGAAAACTGGAAAATACGCAAGTAATTACAAACAATTCCGAGGTTAGAATCCATTTTACCGGCAATTTCATTTTGAATACACTTACTTGACATTTCTGACAGTGACATAACACGACACTTGACATCCAGAGGTAGTGTTGCCATTGCtcagatataaataaactactactAATTTGGTAGTTTTTAATTAGCAATGGACCCCCAATTTCAACTATTATGGAATAAAATGAAGGAGGAGATGAGTCAACAAACGGCTAATATTAATCAATGTATGAATGTAACCATGGATGAAAAACTAAAACCTCTTGTGAAAGACATAGTTGGGTTGAAACTGGAGGTAGAAACACTGAAAGCCAAAACACAGCACTTGGAAAGACAATCAaggaaaaataatgtaattatccATGGTGTTAAAGAAACCGAAACTACTTTAACTGACCTACTAAATTGTGTCATAACAACCCTGAACGTTGTTAGTGAGAAGACAGGGATAGAAGCTTGGGATAAGTGGGAGATAAGTAACGTTCAAAGAATAGGGAAAAAGAATGATGGTAAAACACGTCCTATATGCATGTCACTCACATTGTACTGGCGGAAAATGGAACTTCTAAGGAATAAAAAGCATCTTCcagaaaatatatatgtaacagAAGATTATCCCAAAGAAGTACTATTAAAAAGGAAAGAATTaaagaataaactaaaagaagaaCTAGAAAAAGGCAAAGAAGGGTTTATCTCCTACGATCgactaataataaaagaaaacaaagaaaaacggAAAAGGTCACCTACAACATCGCCAAACTTACCTAATGAAGAGAAACTGAACATCAACAAGACTAAAATGGGCAGAGTTCACTATTTTGACAAAGCGAGATCGCTCTCATTTAGTGGAACCAGCAGCAAGAATTAGCAACTAAGTAACACCAACCGCAAACGGAAAACTAAAAAGTCAGAAacagaagaaaaaaacaaaacaacaataaatgATCCCAATCAGGCTGGTCACCTTGGGATTTCCGACCAACACCCTCTGgaatgcttacaaaaattaggaaaatttgaaaattcatttaaaccTAAACTTTTACCCAAATTTATATTGAACGCCATAAAAGGAAAAGATAAAACTAAGCTAATTATAGCAACTTTAAATACAAGAACTCTTCGAACAGATCACAAACTTGCAGAACTAGAGAATGcactagaaaaaataaactggGATATATTAGGATTGAGCGAAATTCGACGGTTAGGAGAAGAAGTGCGAGAGTATgaggattatatattttactataaaggGGAAACTAAAGGACTACATGGAGTAGGTTTTATGGTCAAAAAGGAACTAAAAGAATCAATTATACAATTTAGAAGTAAATCAGAAAGAATTGCCGTTTTAGATCTGGCTTTACAAGAAGGAAAAGATCCATGGTCTATTATACAAGTGTATGCACCCACAGAACAAGCCAAGGAAGaagataaagatttattttatgcatCGCTACTGGACACCATTGAAGaaagcaacaaaaacaaaattgtaatgGGAGATTTCAACAGCCAAATAGGTTGCCAGcaagaaggagaaaaaaatgtCATTGGTCTCTATAGCCAAGGCAAACGTAATAaaaacggacaaaaattaatcgATCTTTCTCTGGAATCAAATCTAAGAATAATGAACACCtactacaagaaaaaaataaacaggaaATGGACATGGATCTCACCGGAtggaaaacataaaaatgaaatagattttatattaactaacaagcctaatttatttaatgatgttaGCATTATAAATCAACTCAATTTTAGTACAAATCATAGGATGGTTAGAGCCACCTTAAAAAATTACTAACAAGCGGAAAACaagaaaacacataaaaaacatATCGGATCAAATACCTATTCCAATCCCAGAAAATATACGAAATAAAGCTAAAGAACAACTAGACAACCTTAAATCGAACTATTCCATACAAGAAAAATACAATGAACTTGAAAAAATACTAACCAAACTAAGAACCGAATTAACACATAACATGAAACGGACAAATAAGGACAGAATAGGACATAACGCAAAGATATTAATAAACGAAAGAACAAAATTGTTAACAGATAGAAAAAAGAACATCAAAAAGATAGAAGAAATTAGTAAAAAGATCACATCAAGTATAAGacaccataaaaaaaaagacacgtCTCAACAGAATTCATTTTGAAATCGAAAAAACAGGAGGAATCAAGAGAGCaatgaataaacttaaaaatcatTCGTCTTGGATACCAAAAATGAAGGGTAAAGACAAAGGAAACAAGGAAATGGAAACGTCAAAAAGAGCATTGATCTGCAAAATCGCCACCGACTTCTTCAGGGATCTTTATAACTCAACAGAGTTATCAATATCGGCCCAAGGCCCAAACGTGGAGGAAGTCCCACACATATTAGAAGGCGAAACCATGAAAGCCATTCTATctcaaaaaaaactataaagccCCTGGTGAGGACGGAGTGACCGGCGAGCTGCTAAAGGGGATATTAGACATTTTGCTTGGCCCACTGACTAACCTATTCAATAACATCTTGGACAAGGAAGTTGTTCCAGAACAATGGACCAGGTCAACTATAGTGCTAATTCACAAAAAAGGGGACAGAGACAATATGGACAACTATAGACCAATAAGCCTAATgacaacaatttataaaatattttctaaaatcatCTTAGACCGGCTCACTAAAAGGTTAGACGAAGAACAGCCTAGAGAACAGGCGGGTTTTAGAGCTGATTTTTCAACAGTAGACCACATACATGTAGTGAAACAAgttgttgaaaaatataatgagtATGGTAAATCATACTATATATCATTTATAGACTACAATAAGGCATTCGATTCCCTTTCTCACAACTACATATATAAAGCCCTTGCCAGTCaaggaatagaaaataaatatatcagacTCATTAGAAATATATACAGCAACAGCACAGCAAAAGTGAAGTTGGAAAGAATTGGAGAGGAGTTCAAAATAAAGAAAGGAGTAAGGCAAGGAGATCCTTTGTCTCCTAAACTCTTCTTAGCTGTGCTAGAAGAAATTTTTAGAAATCTACAGTGGGAAGAGTTaggaattaatataaatggATGCAAACTGACACACCTGAGATTCGCAGACGACTTAGTGCTATTTACCGATGACCCAGACACTCTACAAGAAATGCTAAACCAACTAGCATCAAAAAGCCGGAAAGCAGGTCTCACCATCAACACTTCCAAAACGAAGGTTATGACAAATAGGCATAAACAaactataaaagtaaacaaCCAAGAGATAGAATATGTGGACGAATATGTCTATTTAGGACAAATAATCTCACCAAACATGCAGATGGACAAGGAATTGCAAAGGCGAGTGAACAACAGCTGGGCTCGATACTGGTCACTCAAAGAAGTACTAAAAAGCAAAGATATTCCAATGTCAACCAAATCCAAGGTATATAACATGTGTATTCTCCCAATCCTCACTTATGGATGTCAAACCTGGGGATTAACGAAAGCTCACCAACAGAAGCTCAAAGTATGCCAACATAGAATGGAAAGGAGCATGTTGAATATTAAGCTGAAAGACAAGTGGAGCATAAGGAAAATTAGGAAGGCCACAGGAGTAACGGATGTCCCCAGAAAGATTAAGAGGCTAAAATGGCGCTGGACTGGCCATGTAGTTAGATCCTCGAAAGAAAAATGGactaaagaaattatatctTGGTACCCTAGAGATGGCAAGAGAAAAAAAGGACGGCCACAAAAAAGGTGGGAAGATGACCTGCCAAAAGGATGGCGCAGAATAGCCAGAGACAGAGCACACTGGAGTATTCTagaggaggcctatgtccaaggACAGCCTGACTAAGCGCGCtggtgttacaatttttttaggaataaatataacttaattaaataatagatttagtaactagtagtgtataagcaaaaatgtatttagtcagagaataaaggctatttttatttttatttttatttttactcataAGTAAATTAAGgacaacaaataaaatttaagatttaatttaagtgtagaGTAGAGTGTATCAATTGTCAAAATATAGTATATCTGTCTAAAATGAATCACAAAGTAGTCAAATTATGATGTTTGGTTCTCCATATAAAATAACATGGTACGCTATCATGAATAGTTCACAACATATCCATTATTGCAAAATACTGTCTTTATATGAAATACTATTATACTAACCCGACTGGGATTatgttacgccgtaacagatattgttatgttaacataaaaaatgtatatttttcattgaataaaataataaataacactaaCGATATTGATAAGTTAATTATTGGATATCTATATATGGCTCAACCACCACACCAATctaaatgaaatttggcacagggATATCTTGCATTCTGGACATTTGATACGGGACATTGTGATTTCACTCTTTAATATGATTATGAAAGGGTCAGGCGAAGCTGCGGGCACAGCTCGTAAACTCATAATATCAGATAAGACAAATCTGTCTTTTTGAACTTAGCAACTAAGTAACAAACAATTTTAAGATGAATTTCACAgaatatttttcacttttgttttgttacatacttaggaataaaaaactaaattatttcttataattttatttcataaaataaataaattaacaactgCACCATTCTACCCCTACTTCCcctatactttttttataaatcgttgataatttaatttaaagctaACTGAATCCTAagcctatacatttatgtatgaGAAATAGCTacgtaaaaaaacaattgaaccTATGTTAGAATTGTTGTTAATTAAGCTAATCGTTCTTAAAACGTTCAAATAATAGCAACGCTTTAAAAAAGCTATGTTTTTTGCGTCTTAAACCATAATCACTTAATATTCACCTTGAGgcttgtgataaaataaatacacattttcACAAATCACAATATTCCATTTCTTACACACCTTctaacaaacatatttattttttcacaaatcgAACACTACCTCTACAAATGAACTTTGACATTTTCGCAAATCTGTCCATGGCACAATCGCTCAACACCATTCCTTTCGTCTTTTATccttataaaagtttattaaacgCCACACTATTCCAATCACAAATTAATATAACACACtgtactttattataaaattagtaaaatacAGCTAAACTCAGCTGTTGAGTAATAGAAACATTGAGAATTTCGATATCTTGCTCAAGTTCGTAATATTTTATGAACGTAAATTGGAACGTCGACGGTCATATCGGTACGATAGGTGCGCGCTGACTGTCGTATTCATAGTCACGTCTCGAGTTGTAAGTATAATAACTAAATGTAGTGCATAGTTGATAAATCCTATCACACTTTACCAATtactattacaaataaaacaatttggcGTACATATGCTATACCTTTGTTAAAGGTACTTATTTATGTGTTGGTATCGAACCATTATCTCTTCAAACTTTTGCGCCGCTACCTACGAGTGGGCACATTTAGAGCCCACAAAGAAATAATGCCATCGTATTtcgttgtttttaaaattgttaaacagCTAATTTACTTGATAAacagctaataaaataatttcgatgctgtttcatttaataaaaactacatATTACGAGTGAACctccattatatttttatatgctaCATTAATagattattcattaaattaccgttatttttgttttcttctaGGTACGTCCTTATAATACAATCTACATATGATTACGAAATTCGACATGCTCGATGGCAGTTTAGGATATATACGAAGTTACAGATGAGCGTACATATAAACAGACAGGAAATATCGTCTCTTCCATTAACTCGTGTAAAGAGGTATTTGTATCCCTCTCTATGAATGTGTGTCCTTTTACAGGATGGACACAAGAAAATCGATAACAGCCCTCGTTGAATCCGCCATGCTGCTATACCTACCTACAGATCCTATAATATGATGTAGTCAATAGGTACTATTTATAGGTACCCTACGTACATATCAACAGTTTCTACATGATGAAGGATAtagcttattatttattataggtaaCCCACCCGTAATAGCTACATACCTACAATGAGGATCCACACTAGGTAACAAAGACAAAATAAACACTAGTAGGTAATTTAAACGTACATGAACGTACTTTTTTTTGCAGCTtattgatgatgcagcctaagatggggcgcgcttgcctagaagattcagtcttgatttgaaggtacccaattataggtatcggggaagacagACGATGGGACTTGGGAGGGCATCCCAGGCCCTTGCGGTGCCGATCAGTGAGAAAAAAGCAAAACTCTttgtacgtgttgatggtatttcaacaacgtaacagTGCAGATtatttcggtgcctcgcagttcgatggcagaaaggagatggtttaaccaaattGATCTTACGATCTAATGGACTTTTACCTAATATCCAGTATAAAGGTACTATCTATCAGTTTTACGACTGACTCACTTGAGATTTCCTCGACAGAATCTCTTCGTGGGTGGGTgggtgtatgttttttttaattcaatgacaAGTTAGCACTGGATTGCGTATCTTAGCCCCGCTAACTTGCTGTCGTATTCGGTTACTTTTTCGATAGGTTCCCAACTGGTTTTAGCATAATTAGACAGTTCTAGTTGTGCATCCATTTAAATAGTTTACCTATAACAAAGGCACTCCCGCCCTtggtacgcttagatcttttaaactagaATTACGCGACGGAttataatgcagttttcagcaatggATAGAGTGGTTCAACatgaaggtttatatgtagtacACATGCATATTATACAAGAGACAAAccaagaaattcaaagatttgtaatggGATGTCTTAACAAACCATTAACTAAATCTTACGAGatagatttgtttgttttgtttagaaaatcaatgtattttatttggaattgtatatcttaaaattttcaataaaaaagtccgcgatggtTACTTAcatgtttatttccaaaagaTAACTCACAGtaaccatttttatcttttccattttacaaacaaattatTGGTACAAGCTTTTTCAAACGATAGGTACAAGTATTATTCCTTACCCAATCAAATACATGAAATACGTTCTGCATTTCATGTGGATCAAAATTATCCTTTACAGCATACTTATAATAGAACTAAATATCTTGAATATATAAGAGAATacgctgacccgcgcaacttcgtctgcaccaaatcgttttaatatcttaaaaaaacctagaaactaattgcagcgctacctgccaggtccagttttatttccaaactatgttattcgtgGCCGGCgtcgccgtacgtgttattctatacccgtcgcaacttctaagcgataggttcaatttgaataatttaaaaatgaattttcaggTATACagtcaaacttaatatttatattattctttttcttttgcatttatagtattagtaggatagtacgCATGCaatcgatcgctgtcccatatgccttgcgacttgctgttatctgtgaagagttatgtcctttatctccgacaatatttatcagatctccataccagctaccactatgccaaattttatttaaatccgttcagtagttttcacacGATGCGCGGAcagacacagacagacaaaaattaaataaaaatctgttttggactcagtatctattataaagcatcccccggttaaaatattcaaaatatattaaatgtacagaaatcttccagttacagttttattataagtatagaggTAAAAAGGGGCAGGGCGGGTGACGCACCCGTGCAAAGCCGGGGCGGATCGCTTGTACCAAATATTCTTTTGACTGGTTGCCACAGTGAGCTTAAAAATACAGTATAGATACTtcaactcagttgtgcgcgcggccctatgtgtgcgtgcgcttgtaaatatacaactttCATTCGTGTGGCAGTGACGCGGCAGTCGTCGTTCGAGCAAGACGTGTTCCTATCGCTTTTTCTTACGGGTACAGTCGTTTACGAAAATGTCTAGTTCTTCacggaaaaaatgtttaaggagtcaggtaaatattttttatttttaaatttagatgtaatgaataggtatttattatgattctatatacgaaaaaatatatccttgttgacgtttacgtattattgttttagactCGAGAAACCATTGCTAAGGTATACGAATTTCTGAAAATAGATGCGAGAGATATATTGGAACTAGTAAGTGATCCAGTTTGCAGTGCAagtccaattttaatatcgaaactaagtgaacatttaaataGCGTACGGAAAAGAACAGCAATGGCAGTGGGGGTATCAGAGAGAACAGTTACTAATATATTGGCTGAAGGAAAAGAATCTGACTCTAAGTTTAAATCTCCGCATAAAGAccgtaaaaaacgtttaaagaagttagaattagacaactttaacgttgatgttatacgttccactattcaaaattaccatttagaacATCGTGAGTTACCTACCTTGCTAAAGTTGAAAGGAATATTTCAAGATAAACTTAACTATGATGGAAGTATTTCGACTCTGCGTACAGCTTTGTTAAAGTTGGGATACAAATGGCGAAAAACTGTGGATAACAGACGTGTTATTATAGAGCGGCATGACATCCAAAAACTACGATTTTCctacctaaaaaatttactcagaTACCGTCAAGAAAATCGGTGTATCGTATATACAGATGAGAGCTATATCTTAACTAATCATGTTCAAAACAAAGGATGGGGTAATAAAGATGGACCACCTTTAAAGAGAAACCTGTCGAAAGGACAAAGAATTATCATTGTGCATGCTGGTTCAGAACAAGGTTTCGTACCTAACGCACTATTGACATACAAAGCAAATAGTGTTTCTGGTGATTACCATTCTAACATGAACGCGGAAAACTATGAAAAGTGGCTAAAAGAACGTCTAGTACCGAATCTTCCACCTAACTCTGTGGTTGTGCTTGATAATGCCTCATACCATAACGTTCAAAATGACAGAGCCCCAAATtcgaattccaaaaaaatagaaatgcagagatggctgacagaaaaaaatatagcttttaatcaagatatgaaaaaaattgaactgtatgatttgattaaaaaaaataaagaaaactatatcTGTTACAAGATTGATGACATACTTCAGCGATATGGCATAAAAGTTCTTCGATTGCCACCATATCATCCTGAACTAAACCCCATAGAAAATGTGtggggaattttaaaaaattatattgcttcgCGTAATGTCGACCAAAATGTGACGGAAATAATGAAActcataaatgaatgtttaagtcAAATTGATGAAGGGATGTGGGGTAATACTTGTCGacatgtacaaaagaaagaagaagaatactatAGACATTTTGACATGGAGTCAGAATTCATAATTAACCTTGATGAGAGCAGCGAATCCGAAAATTCATCATTTGATTTTTCAAGTAGCGATTCAGAataatgttcaataaataaacattaaattaccaaataactgtttttttaaaaaaaaacccgtatataacccgtaaataactgtatttgtatttgtacccGACTGTACCTCTTGTCACGCACACAAAGTCACTGTATATGTACAAGGTTTACCcacacatagggccgcgcgcacaactgagttgatgtatctataACAGATTAAATCATTGGGTTGCCACCAGTTAGACACCGTCAAAAAAGTTCATGAAGAGGTAAAGgtattatatgttatatgtagtaggtacttaggtaTGTAAATTTATTCAACCTTTTCTTCTATTCTATCTATTCGGCAACAAACCCGGACGAAGGAAGCCGCGATCGAAGCGTGCTATGACATAAAATATCAACTAAACCTATTGGGTGTCGTAAGACGCCATAGGTATCTAAATACTCACCGATTTTGGGTAACAGCTTAAAGCTCTTTAGGTTTCCATTCTGCTTGACAAATAGCCCAGTTGCACCTTAATACATAGATTTAGCAGATCGGTAGACACCTTAGGTTAGAGATAAATGTAATCTGTCATATCCCGGAACTGCGTCGTCTCAAAGTCAAACAATATACGTCGCGGCATAACGTCGCAATAAATAACTGTTGTTTTGCCACACTTCAATTAACAGCAACTATCAACAAAATGTGCCAGAGCGTGAAAAAATACTTTATGGCTACGGTCAatctagttttatttatctacattaGAATAAGCCATAAAATTCCTCTTTTCGCATTagttaattttactttgacttatttttttatactaaaaacaGATTTTTCGGATAAAATGGctataagaaatatataataaaataattaaaaactttaaaaagtgtaaaaatatttattttttaaatataaaacaaagtaaatattttttttataaaaatgctaTCCTTATTCACGCTAACACcgatttattataaattgaaaaatattattataatatattgtttcaca
The genomic region above belongs to Pararge aegeria chromosome 11, ilParAegt1.1, whole genome shotgun sequence and contains:
- the LOC120627643 gene encoding uncharacterized protein LOC120627643 gives rise to the protein MSSSSRKKCLRSQTRETIAKVYEFLKIDARDILELVSDPVCSASPILISKLSEHLNSVRKRTAMAVGVSERTVTNILAEGKESDSKFKSPHKDRKKRLKKLELDNFNVDVIRSTIQNYHLEHRELPTLLKLKGIFQDKLNYDGSISTLRTALLKLGYKWRKTVDNRRVIIERHDIQKLRFSYLKNLLRYRQENRCIVYTDESYILTNHVQNKGWGNKDGPPLKRNLSKGQRIIIVHAGSEQGFVPNALLTYKANSVSGDYHSNMNAENYEKWLKERLVPNLPPNSVVVLDNASYHNVQNDRAPNSNSKKIEMQRWLTEKNIAFNQDMKKIELYDLIKKNKENYICYKIDDILQRYGIKVLRLPPYHPELNPIENVWGILKNYIASRNVDQNVTEIMKLINECLSQIDEGMWGNTCRHVQKKEEEYYRHFDMESEFIINLDESSESENSSFDFSSSDSE